A stretch of Arachis duranensis cultivar V14167 unplaced genomic scaffold, aradu.V14167.gnm2.J7QH unplaced_Scaffold_226420, whole genome shotgun sequence DNA encodes these proteins:
- the LOC107472647 gene encoding uncharacterized protein LOC107472647, producing the protein MATHGRDHDRGRDRASNTEPENNLANFTNALENMAATMHATAAALGNQVGNGNGGDREKGPMTLATFLKVNQPIFRETTDPTEADNWFQAMEWSLQAQQVPENQRVEFVTYQLTGKAQHWWQGTRRLLQQDDIAIPWNAFQLEFYKKYFPNSVRTAKELELLQLKQSQMSVAEYTNKFEELCQFSKICQGDPGDFEEWKCIKYEGGLRSDILSTVGPMEIRAFSDLVNKSRIAEECLKKAAIE; encoded by the coding sequence ATGGCGACTCATGGACGCGATCACGATCGAGGGAGAGATAGGGCTAGTAATACGGAACCTGAGAATAATCTCGCGAACTTTACGAATGCCCTAGAGAATATGGCTGCTACTATGCACGCTACGGCTGCGGCATTAGGGAATCAAGTCGGTAATGGGAATGGCGGTGACAGAGAAAAGGGGCCAATGACCTTAGCAACCTTCCTGAAGGTAAACCAGCCCATCTTTAGAGAGACGACGGACCCCACAGAGGCAGACAACTGGTTTCAGGCGATGGAATGGTCTTTACAAGCACAACAAGTTCCTGAAAATCAACGTGTTGAATTTGTAACTTATCAGTTAACGGGTAAAGCccagcattggtggcaaggtacgCGACGCTTGCTGCAGCAAGACGACATTGCAATACCTTGGAATGCCTTTCAGTTAGAATTCTACAAAAAGTACTTCCCCAATTCAGTCAGGACAGCTAAGGAGCTTGAATTGTTGCAATTGAAGCAGAGTCAAATGTCTGTAGCCGAATATACAAACAAGTTTGAGGAATTATGTCAATTTTCCAAGATTTGTCAGGGTGATCCGGGAGActttgaggaatggaagtgcattaaatatgaaggaggactccggagtgacATACTGAGTACAGTGGGCCCGATGGAGATAAGAGCTTTTTCAGACCTGGTAAACAAGAGTAGGATTGCAGAAGAATGTTTAAAGAAGGCTGCTATAGAATGA